From one Cupriavidus sp. P-10 genomic stretch:
- a CDS encoding acyl-CoA dehydrogenase family protein, which yields MIRDNDTLEALLDSVRRFVRERLVPAEALVAETDEIPQDIVQDMREMGLFGMTIPERFGGLELTMEEEARVVMELCQTSPAFRSLLGTTVGIGSQGILMDGTPEQQQAWLPRLATGEILASFALTEPDAGSDAGSLRTTAVRDGDHYVVNGTKRFITNAPQAGMFTLMARTNPDIKGSAGVSAFIVDAKTPGISFGKRDVKMGQKGAHTCDVIFENVRVPASNLIGLKEGQGFKTAMKVLDKGRLHISAVSVGVAKRVLRDALNYALERQQFGQPICEFQLIQAMLADSQAELYAAECMVIDAARRRDEGKNVSTEASCCKMFATEMVGRVADRAVQILGGSGYISEYGIERFYRDVRLFRLYEGTTQIQQVIIARNMIREARGA from the coding sequence ATGATCCGCGATAACGACACCCTGGAAGCCCTGCTCGACAGCGTGCGGCGCTTCGTGCGCGAACGCCTGGTGCCCGCCGAGGCACTGGTTGCCGAAACCGATGAAATCCCGCAGGACATCGTGCAGGACATGCGCGAGATGGGCCTGTTCGGCATGACCATCCCCGAGCGCTTCGGCGGCCTGGAACTGACCATGGAAGAAGAAGCGCGCGTGGTCATGGAGCTGTGCCAGACCTCGCCGGCGTTCCGCTCGCTGCTGGGCACCACCGTCGGCATCGGCTCGCAGGGCATCCTGATGGACGGCACGCCGGAGCAGCAGCAAGCCTGGCTGCCGCGCCTGGCCACCGGCGAGATCCTGGCCTCGTTCGCGCTGACCGAGCCGGATGCGGGTTCGGATGCGGGCTCGCTGCGCACCACTGCCGTCAGGGACGGCGACCACTACGTGGTCAACGGCACCAAGCGCTTCATCACCAACGCGCCGCAGGCCGGGATGTTTACGCTGATGGCCCGGACCAATCCGGACATCAAGGGCTCGGCCGGGGTCTCGGCCTTTATCGTCGACGCGAAGACGCCGGGCATCAGCTTCGGCAAGCGGGACGTCAAGATGGGCCAGAAAGGCGCGCATACCTGCGACGTGATCTTCGAGAACGTGCGGGTGCCGGCGTCCAACCTGATCGGCCTGAAGGAAGGCCAGGGCTTCAAGACCGCGATGAAGGTGCTGGACAAGGGCCGGCTCCACATCTCGGCGGTCAGCGTGGGCGTGGCCAAACGCGTGCTGCGCGACGCGCTCAACTACGCGCTGGAGCGCCAGCAGTTCGGCCAGCCGATCTGCGAGTTCCAGCTGATCCAGGCCATGCTGGCCGACAGCCAGGCCGAGCTCTACGCCGCCGAATGCATGGTGATCGACGCCGCGCGCCGCCGCGACGAAGGCAAGAACGTTTCCACCGAAGCCTCATGCTGCAAGATGTTCGCCACCGAGATGGTGGGCCGCGTGGCCGACCGCGCGGTTCAGATTCTCGGCGGTTCCGGCTATATTTCGGAGTACGGCATCGAGCGCTTCTACCGCGACGTGCGCCTGTTCCGCCTGTATGAAGGCACCACGCAGATCCAGCAGGTCATCATCGCCCGCAACATGATCCGCGAGGCGCGCGGCGCCTGA
- a CDS encoding CaiB/BaiF CoA transferase family protein, translating into MTDSATNSLPDLPPPSPRTGALSHLRVLDLSRVLAGPWSTQNLADMGADVIKIEKPGEGDDTRHWGPPFLSGEDGAPTRQASYFTAANRNKRSVTVDMSKPEGQALIRELARHSDVVVENFKTGGLKRYGLDYESLSAINPRLVYCSVTGFGHTGPYAARPGYDLLIQAMSGLMSITGHADSEPGGGPMKVGVAVIDLFTGMYATTAILSALEARHYTGRGQHIDIALLDVAMAVLANQGAGFLNAEDVPRRQGNIHPSVVPYQDFPTADGNMLLAIGNDGQFARFCEAAGVDWARDERYATNTGRVNNRKVLIAMMMELTRTRTTAGWVTLLEANSVPCGPINNIAQAYADPHVQSRGLRIEQSRYPGEQPPAGQSVNRVVTAASPLRLSETPPTLRYAPPALGQHTEEVLRDYLKLDAEQVEALRTKGVV; encoded by the coding sequence ATGACTGATTCCGCCACCAACTCCCTTCCCGACCTGCCGCCCCCTTCGCCGCGCACGGGCGCGCTGAGCCACCTGCGCGTGCTCGACCTGTCGCGCGTGCTGGCCGGGCCGTGGTCCACCCAGAACCTGGCGGACATGGGCGCCGATGTCATCAAGATCGAAAAGCCCGGCGAAGGCGACGATACCCGGCACTGGGGCCCTCCGTTCCTGTCGGGCGAGGATGGCGCGCCCACGCGGCAGGCGAGCTATTTCACCGCGGCCAACCGCAACAAGCGCTCGGTCACCGTGGACATGTCTAAGCCGGAAGGCCAGGCACTGATCCGCGAGCTGGCCCGCCACAGCGACGTCGTGGTCGAAAACTTCAAGACCGGCGGCCTCAAGCGCTATGGCCTGGACTACGAGAGCCTGAGCGCGATCAATCCGCGCCTGGTCTATTGCTCGGTGACCGGCTTTGGCCACACGGGGCCGTACGCCGCCCGCCCCGGCTACGACCTGCTGATCCAGGCCATGAGCGGCCTGATGAGCATCACCGGCCATGCCGACAGCGAACCCGGCGGCGGCCCGATGAAGGTGGGCGTGGCGGTGATCGACCTGTTTACCGGCATGTACGCCACCACCGCGATCCTGAGCGCGCTGGAAGCGCGCCACTACACCGGCCGCGGCCAGCATATCGACATCGCCCTGCTCGACGTGGCGATGGCGGTGCTGGCCAACCAGGGCGCGGGCTTCCTCAATGCCGAGGACGTGCCCCGCCGCCAGGGCAATATCCACCCGAGCGTGGTGCCCTACCAGGACTTCCCCACCGCCGACGGCAACATGCTGCTGGCGATCGGCAACGACGGCCAGTTCGCGCGCTTCTGCGAGGCCGCGGGCGTGGACTGGGCCCGCGATGAGCGCTATGCCACCAACACCGGCCGCGTCAACAACCGCAAGGTGCTGATCGCGATGATGATGGAGCTGACGCGCACCCGCACCACCGCCGGATGGGTCACGCTGCTCGAAGCCAATTCCGTGCCGTGCGGCCCGATCAACAACATCGCCCAGGCGTACGCCGACCCGCATGTGCAGTCGCGCGGCCTGCGCATCGAGCAGTCGCGCTATCCGGGCGAGCAGCCGCCCGCCGGCCAGAGCGTCAATCGGGTAGTGACCGCCGCCAGTCCGCTGCGCCTCTCGGAGACGCCGCCCACGCTGCGCTATGCCCCGCCGGCGCTGGGCCAGCACACCGAGGAGGTGCTGCGCGACTACCTGAAGCTCGATGCGGAACAGGTGGAGGCGCTGCGCACCAAGGGCGTGGTGTAA
- a CDS encoding AraC family transcriptional regulator: MRIELQAFSHMHVSRLLPAFPLVIAAAQGKTLVRRRGFERVVVPGQPLVVAPFETVDLYLDGGAMQPACCSLQMRLRPGGAPGASLHHRLSRRVFMQPQHTWSAAFIAGLLRASPTQVRRTLFSEGAALTELCRTQRLMRALFEVLHDNPGAEELKRRIGWSPRSDLEAAFYDWFGLSLHALARSGARRPAADATRAAAFVPRWLEQQMA, encoded by the coding sequence ATGCGCATCGAACTCCAGGCTTTCTCGCATATGCATGTGTCGCGGCTGTTGCCGGCCTTCCCGCTGGTGATCGCCGCGGCGCAGGGCAAGACCCTGGTACGGCGCCGCGGCTTCGAGCGCGTGGTCGTTCCCGGGCAGCCTTTGGTGGTGGCACCCTTCGAAACCGTCGACCTGTACCTCGACGGCGGCGCGATGCAGCCGGCCTGCTGCAGCCTGCAAATGCGGTTGCGGCCCGGCGGCGCGCCCGGCGCGTCGCTGCATCACCGGCTGTCGCGGCGCGTCTTCATGCAGCCGCAGCACACATGGAGCGCGGCCTTTATCGCCGGCTTGCTGCGCGCTTCGCCCACGCAGGTGCGGCGCACGCTGTTCTCGGAAGGTGCCGCATTGACGGAACTGTGCCGCACGCAGCGGCTGATGCGGGCCTTGTTCGAGGTCCTGCATGACAATCCCGGCGCCGAGGAACTGAAGCGCCGCATCGGCTGGTCGCCGCGCAGCGACCTGGAGGCCGCCTTCTACGACTGGTTCGGCCTCTCGCTGCACGCGCTGGCACGATCCGGCGCCCGGAGGCCTGCCGCCGATGCCACGCGCGCCGCGGCGTTCGTACCGCGCTGGCTGGAACAGCAGATGGCCTGA
- a CDS encoding class I adenylate-forming enzyme family protein: MPPDRANLQRISDIPRHWATEAPDRAAVFEDGRIVTFAQLWQGIEDAQAWLQAQGVGTGDRVLVVAENCLAVITLVFALSELGAWPVVVNARLSEREIEVIRSHCQPRLMLFTHAASPDALRHGVRYRGREIAPTGLGPLMASAADNASEREPEALAREVAVLIYTSGTTGQPKGVMVTHRGLLHFARVTVESRRMQPDDCAYAVMPMSHVFGLGTLLVSTFQAGASLYLSARFNAADVTAAIRKGAITLLQGVPTMFSRILAHVRASGMPLAPSPRLRYLYTGGGPLDPTLKQEVEAMFGQPLHHGYGMTEYAGSLFVTRMNRPRADCSAGEIVEGAELQVVGPEGQPVPAGEPGELWVRGPGVMRGYYRAPALTAEALRSGGWLNTGDLGRLGPDGALFIVGRTKDLIIHSGFNVYPIEVESVINTHPSVRVSAVIGQPAADGNEQVIAFVEIKDGEKFDAEALHDYLVDRLSPYKRPEKILRVASIPTTASGKLLKHQLKQMVSQQK, translated from the coding sequence ATGCCCCCGGACCGAGCCAACCTACAACGGATCAGCGACATCCCCCGCCACTGGGCCACCGAGGCCCCTGACCGCGCGGCGGTATTCGAGGATGGCCGCATCGTCACCTTCGCCCAACTGTGGCAGGGAATCGAAGATGCCCAGGCCTGGCTGCAGGCGCAGGGCGTCGGCACCGGAGACCGGGTGCTGGTCGTTGCCGAGAACTGCCTCGCCGTGATCACGCTGGTATTCGCCTTGTCCGAACTGGGCGCGTGGCCGGTGGTGGTCAACGCGCGCCTGTCGGAACGCGAGATCGAGGTGATCCGCTCGCACTGCCAGCCGCGCCTGATGCTGTTTACGCACGCAGCATCGCCCGACGCGCTGCGGCACGGCGTGCGTTACCGTGGCCGCGAGATCGCGCCCACCGGCCTCGGCCCGCTGATGGCCAGCGCGGCCGACAACGCCAGCGAGCGCGAGCCCGAAGCCCTGGCACGCGAGGTCGCCGTGCTGATCTACACCTCCGGCACCACCGGGCAGCCCAAGGGCGTGATGGTGACGCACCGCGGCCTGCTGCACTTTGCCCGCGTCACGGTGGAATCGCGCCGCATGCAGCCTGACGACTGTGCCTATGCGGTCATGCCGATGTCGCATGTCTTCGGACTGGGCACGCTGCTGGTGTCGACCTTCCAGGCCGGCGCGAGCCTCTACCTGAGCGCGCGTTTCAACGCGGCGGACGTCACCGCGGCGATCCGGAAAGGGGCGATCACCCTGCTGCAGGGCGTGCCGACCATGTTCAGCCGCATCCTCGCGCATGTGCGCGCCAGCGGCATGCCGCTGGCGCCGTCACCCAGGCTGCGCTACCTGTACACCGGCGGCGGGCCGCTCGATCCCACGCTCAAGCAGGAAGTCGAAGCGATGTTCGGCCAGCCGCTGCACCATGGCTACGGCATGACCGAATACGCGGGCTCGCTGTTCGTCACGCGCATGAACCGGCCGCGCGCCGATTGCTCGGCGGGTGAGATCGTCGAAGGTGCCGAACTGCAAGTGGTCGGGCCAGAAGGCCAGCCGGTGCCGGCCGGCGAACCCGGCGAGCTGTGGGTCAGGGGCCCCGGTGTCATGCGCGGCTATTACCGGGCACCGGCGCTGACCGCCGAGGCGCTGCGCTCCGGTGGCTGGCTCAATACCGGCGACCTCGGCCGGCTGGGGCCCGACGGCGCACTGTTCATCGTGGGCCGCACCAAGGACCTGATCATCCACTCGGGCTTCAACGTCTATCCGATCGAGGTCGAATCGGTAATCAACACCCATCCCTCGGTGCGCGTGTCGGCCGTGATCGGCCAGCCCGCCGCGGACGGTAACGAGCAAGTGATTGCCTTTGTCGAGATCAAGGACGGCGAGAAGTTCGATGCGGAGGCACTGCACGACTACCTGGTCGACCGCCTGTCGCCGTACAAGCGCCCGGAGAAGATCCTGCGCGTCGCCAGCATCCCGACCACGGCCAGCGGCAAGCTGCTCAAGCACCAGCTCAAGCAGATGGTTTCGCAGCAGAAATAG
- a CDS encoding LysR family transcriptional regulator gives MRFDLVDLKLFTHIAEAQSLTGGAQRSHLSLAAASTRIKNLEEYVGVKLLSRSSQGVKVTGAGETLLAHARRVIRQLEQLSGDLQEYVAGVKGHVRVFANTTAMSEFLPAVLRTYLVNNPDVTIDMQERLSPDIVRAVQEGMVDIGIIAGNVRTEGLEVMPYRRDRLVLATALSHPLAERDTVDFIDTLDYDFIGLPEASAIHNFLKRAAVDLQRELRWRVQVSNFETACRMIEANVGVGVLPESTAARHAGTMALRIIQLNDEWAERKLQVCVADVGALPLFARKLVDLLVEDGLGRQD, from the coding sequence ATGCGCTTTGATCTGGTCGATCTGAAACTGTTTACGCATATTGCCGAGGCCCAGAGCCTGACCGGCGGCGCGCAGCGTTCCCACCTGTCGCTGGCCGCGGCCAGCACCCGGATCAAGAACCTGGAAGAGTACGTCGGCGTCAAGCTGCTGAGCCGCAGCAGCCAGGGCGTGAAGGTCACCGGTGCCGGCGAGACCTTGCTGGCCCACGCGCGCCGCGTGATCCGCCAGCTGGAGCAACTCAGTGGCGATCTGCAGGAATACGTGGCCGGCGTGAAGGGCCATGTGCGCGTCTTTGCCAACACCACGGCGATGAGCGAGTTTTTGCCCGCGGTGCTGCGCACCTACCTCGTGAACAATCCCGACGTGACCATCGACATGCAGGAGCGGCTCAGCCCGGATATCGTGCGTGCAGTGCAGGAGGGGATGGTCGACATCGGCATCATCGCCGGCAACGTGCGCACCGAAGGACTGGAGGTCATGCCTTACCGGCGTGACCGGCTGGTGCTCGCGACCGCGCTGAGCCACCCACTTGCCGAGCGCGACACCGTCGATTTCATCGATACGCTCGACTACGACTTTATCGGCCTGCCGGAAGCCAGTGCCATCCACAATTTCCTCAAGCGTGCCGCGGTCGACCTGCAGCGTGAGCTGCGCTGGCGTGTCCAGGTCAGCAATTTCGAGACTGCCTGCCGCATGATCGAGGCCAATGTCGGCGTCGGCGTGCTGCCCGAGAGCACGGCCGCGCGGCATGCCGGCACGATGGCGCTGCGCATCATCCAGCTCAACGACGAATGGGCCGAGCGCAAGCTGCAGGTGTGCGTGGCGGATGTCGGCGCGTTGCCGCTGTTCGCACGCAAGCTGGTCGACCTGCTGGTCGAGGACGGACTCGGGCGGCAGGACTGA
- a CDS encoding TetR/AcrR family transcriptional regulator, with amino-acid sequence MPKRNDNALPVDTREKLLRLAARAFGTQGYAAATMRGIADQAGIEAASIYYHFASKEELLEAVMEHGAQSIVAHTRARIAALPPGADAEQRFRAGLLGLLGAMVEYGDYTLAQGRQLAELPDKVRERQIRRRARHQEFWNGLLEDLRAEGRLREEVDIALCRVLILSTIASAQTWFNPKKGTAEKVVDQLCGILFEGIRPRPARKPVRRGPRPRAG; translated from the coding sequence ATGCCCAAGCGCAACGACAACGCCCTCCCCGTCGACACCCGCGAAAAGCTGCTGCGCCTGGCGGCACGCGCCTTCGGCACGCAGGGCTACGCCGCCGCCACCATGCGCGGCATCGCCGACCAGGCCGGCATCGAGGCGGCCAGTATCTACTATCACTTTGCCTCCAAGGAAGAGTTGCTCGAAGCGGTGATGGAGCATGGCGCGCAGAGCATCGTCGCCCATACGCGCGCGCGCATCGCGGCGCTGCCGCCCGGCGCCGACGCCGAGCAGCGTTTCCGCGCCGGACTGCTGGGACTGCTGGGCGCCATGGTCGAGTATGGCGACTACACCCTGGCCCAGGGGCGCCAGCTGGCCGAGTTGCCGGACAAGGTGCGCGAGCGCCAGATCCGGCGCCGGGCCAGGCACCAGGAGTTCTGGAACGGCTTGCTGGAAGACCTGCGCGCCGAAGGCCGCTTGCGCGAGGAGGTCGATATCGCGCTGTGCCGCGTCCTTATCCTCAGCACCATTGCCTCGGCGCAGACCTGGTTCAATCCCAAGAAGGGCACCGCCGAAAAAGTCGTCGACCAGTTGTGCGGCATCCTGTTCGAGGGGATCCGGCCGAGACCGGCACGCAAGCCCGTGCGGCGCGGGCCCCGGCCTCGGGCTGGATAG
- a CDS encoding CaiB/BaiF CoA transferase family protein yields the protein METNKMSKVLEGIRVLDFGRFIAGPFCAALLADYGADVIRIDRVGGSEDRFIVPVTESGEGALFLQCNRNKRSITLDIDSDAGREVVRRLVETADVVVANMPPRTLANLGLDYATLSAINPAIILTASTAFGSHEGAGHRVGFDGVGQAMSGAVYMSGTPDSPTKAMVPVVDFSTALSCALGTVMALYERRMSGRGQCVEASLLQTALNLSSGALIEEAALSLDRRAIGNRSPSYGPSDIFRVTDGWIIAQVIGQPLFRRWATLVGMPELADDPRFGDDLGRGEHGEFLSGLMGKWCAGRTRAEALQALEQARIPAAPIYSPREALDDASIQDSGAYIWLDYPGLPRKAPIVAPPAMLSRTPPDVARRPPTVGEHTEEVLAEVGYDRVQVQAMRQAGIV from the coding sequence ATGGAAACGAACAAGATGTCCAAGGTGCTTGAAGGAATCCGCGTCCTCGATTTCGGACGCTTTATCGCCGGGCCGTTCTGCGCGGCATTGCTTGCCGACTACGGCGCCGATGTCATCCGTATCGACCGGGTCGGCGGCAGCGAAGACCGTTTTATCGTGCCCGTCACGGAATCGGGTGAGGGCGCGCTGTTCCTGCAGTGCAACCGCAACAAGCGCTCGATCACGCTGGACATCGACAGCGACGCAGGCCGCGAGGTGGTACGCCGCCTGGTCGAGACCGCCGACGTGGTGGTGGCCAACATGCCGCCCCGGACCCTGGCGAATCTCGGGCTGGACTACGCCACGCTGAGCGCGATCAATCCCGCCATCATCCTGACCGCTTCCACGGCGTTCGGCTCGCATGAGGGCGCGGGGCACCGCGTCGGCTTCGATGGCGTCGGCCAGGCGATGAGTGGCGCAGTGTATATGTCGGGCACGCCCGACAGCCCGACCAAGGCGATGGTGCCGGTGGTCGATTTCTCCACGGCGCTGTCTTGCGCGCTCGGCACGGTGATGGCGCTGTATGAACGCCGCATGAGCGGGCGCGGGCAATGCGTCGAGGCCTCGCTGCTGCAGACCGCGCTGAACCTGTCCAGCGGCGCGCTGATCGAGGAAGCGGCGCTGTCCCTCGACCGGCGGGCGATCGGCAACCGTAGCCCGTCCTATGGCCCCTCCGACATCTTCCGCGTGACCGATGGCTGGATCATTGCCCAGGTGATCGGGCAGCCGCTGTTCCGGCGCTGGGCCACGCTGGTCGGCATGCCGGAACTGGCCGACGATCCGCGCTTCGGCGATGACCTGGGGCGCGGCGAGCACGGCGAATTCCTCAGCGGCCTGATGGGAAAGTGGTGCGCCGGCCGCACCCGCGCCGAAGCGCTGCAGGCGCTGGAGCAGGCCAGGATCCCGGCCGCCCCGATCTATTCACCGCGCGAGGCGCTGGACGACGCTTCGATCCAGGACTCGGGCGCCTATATCTGGCTCGATTATCCCGGGCTGCCCCGCAAGGCTCCCATCGTTGCACCCCCCGCCATGCTGTCGCGCACGCCTCCCGATGTGGCGCGGCGGCCGCCTACCGTTGGCGAACACACCGAAGAAGTGCTGGCCGAGGTCGGCTACGACCGCGTACAGGTGCAGGCGATGCGCCAGGCCGGCATCGTCTGA
- a CDS encoding AraC family transcriptional regulator, which yields MQVHLQSPMHVSLQRLLLAFPLSVAATQGRAVVRRRGYERVLLPGQEIAVAPFEAVDLHLDGCGAQPAACYLELHGVMPAAPQAPLHHRICKRVFLQPQYAWSAAFIAGRLDMSAAQVRRTLFAQGTALTDLCRTQRLMRVLFEAMSGHVATANLARFAGWPANSDLDCAFYDRFGLSMHAARRLALPRAPERHRSVA from the coding sequence ATGCAAGTCCATCTGCAGTCCCCCATGCATGTCAGCCTGCAGCGGCTGCTGCTGGCCTTCCCGCTGTCGGTCGCCGCCACGCAGGGACGGGCGGTGGTCAGGCGGCGCGGCTACGAACGCGTGCTGCTGCCGGGCCAGGAGATCGCGGTCGCGCCGTTCGAAGCCGTTGATCTCCATCTTGACGGCTGCGGCGCGCAGCCCGCGGCATGCTACCTCGAACTCCACGGCGTGATGCCCGCCGCGCCACAGGCGCCGCTGCATCACCGCATCTGCAAGCGGGTGTTCCTGCAGCCGCAATACGCCTGGAGCGCCGCGTTCATCGCCGGACGGCTCGACATGTCTGCCGCGCAGGTCCGGCGCACGCTGTTCGCGCAGGGCACGGCGCTGACCGACCTGTGCCGGACGCAGCGGCTGATGCGCGTGCTGTTCGAAGCCATGTCGGGGCATGTGGCGACGGCCAACCTGGCGCGCTTTGCCGGCTGGCCCGCCAATAGCGACCTCGACTGCGCCTTCTACGACCGCTTTGGCCTGTCCATGCATGCGGCACGTCGGCTCGCGCTGCCTCGCGCCCCGGAACGGCACCGTTCGGTAGCCTGA
- a CDS encoding enoyl-CoA hydratase/isomerase family protein gives MSKSNTAPGAAYEHYSSLAFDRPGDGVLRITLNRPERLNALDARGHDEIARVWRDIDADPSVRAVVLCGAGKAFSAGGDFDMVEEMIDSFEARARVWRESKDLVYNIINCAKPIVSAIHGSAVGAGLVAALLADISVAARTARLVDGHTRLGVAAGDHAAIVWPLLCGMAKAKYHLLLCEPVSGEKAEQMGLVSLAVDEAELQDTAVSIATRLANGAPSAIRWTKYSLNNWLRQAGPTFDASLALEMFGFGGPEVKEGVASFREKRAPVFPTTTSA, from the coding sequence ATGTCGAAGAGCAACACCGCGCCTGGCGCGGCCTACGAGCACTATTCCAGCCTGGCATTCGACCGCCCCGGCGATGGCGTGCTGCGCATCACGCTGAACCGCCCCGAGCGGCTCAACGCGCTGGATGCGCGCGGCCATGATGAGATCGCCCGCGTCTGGCGCGATATCGACGCCGATCCCAGCGTTCGCGCCGTGGTGCTGTGCGGCGCCGGCAAGGCATTCTCCGCCGGCGGCGATTTCGATATGGTCGAGGAGATGATCGATTCCTTCGAGGCGCGCGCGCGCGTCTGGCGTGAGTCGAAGGACCTGGTCTACAACATCATCAACTGCGCCAAGCCGATCGTCTCGGCCATCCACGGCTCCGCCGTCGGCGCGGGGCTGGTCGCGGCGCTGCTTGCCGATATCTCGGTGGCGGCACGCACCGCGCGGCTGGTGGACGGGCATACGCGGCTGGGCGTTGCCGCCGGCGACCACGCCGCGATCGTGTGGCCGCTGCTGTGCGGCATGGCCAAGGCCAAGTACCACCTGCTGCTGTGCGAACCGGTGAGCGGCGAGAAGGCCGAACAGATGGGACTGGTGTCGCTGGCCGTTGACGAGGCGGAACTGCAGGACACCGCGGTGTCGATCGCCACGCGCCTGGCCAATGGCGCACCCTCTGCGATCCGCTGGACCAAGTATTCGCTGAACAACTGGCTGCGCCAGGCGGGCCCGACCTTCGACGCGTCGCTGGCGCTGGAGATGTTCGGCTTCGGCGGCCCGGAGGTCAAGGAGGGCGTGGCATCGTTCCGGGAGAAGCGCGCGCCGGTGTTCCCGACCACGACGTCAGCCTGA
- a CDS encoding AMP-binding protein: protein MSDSLHNDWVPTSDDIATANVSALAARLGLKDYDALLAFSNEKPDAYWNAVIDYCGMVWDVPYEQYVDASRGQPFPRWFPGGKLNWVKSVLRWSDDAAMASRAAVVAEKEGGAVEQLSYADLARKVAGFAGGLKALGIRRGDRVGLLMENGVEATVTALAIAWIGAVAVPLFSGFGVDAIVSRLESCSASALVATTGFSRRGKWVDTRSLVDQALSRLPELGTTVWKHAGEDIAFGGKVADWQQVAGAQPDAAPAVMSPDDPFMIIYTSGTTGKPKGTVHTHGSFPMKIAHDAAIHFNLSPKDVFCWPADMGWVAGTLVMSCALLRGATLVCYDGAPDYPDWSRMSRIVERYGVTHFGSAPTLIRGLAANEAVATQGDTSTVRLLITAGESIAPEHFLWFQQAFGGGRSPVINYTGGTEVSGALLSSVIVKPISPAGFNTASPSVAADVVDADGKPLTNAVGELAIRRPFVGMTQSFWQDDERYLDTYWHTVPGIWVHGDLALRREDGSWFMMGRSDDTIKLAGKRLGPAEIEDVLLELPDIAEAAAIGVDDPVKGQKLVVFLVPSAAMTQSHEALAAAVSTHVDGRLGRPFRPSVVHVVAQLPKTRSSKIMRRVIRSVYTGLPAGDLSALDNPPALEEIRAAAAH from the coding sequence ATGAGTGATTCTCTGCACAATGACTGGGTCCCGACAAGCGACGATATCGCCACGGCGAACGTATCGGCGCTGGCCGCGCGCCTGGGCCTGAAGGACTACGACGCGCTGCTGGCGTTCTCGAATGAAAAGCCGGACGCGTACTGGAACGCCGTCATCGACTACTGCGGCATGGTCTGGGACGTGCCGTACGAGCAATACGTCGACGCTTCCAGGGGGCAGCCGTTTCCGCGGTGGTTTCCAGGCGGAAAGCTCAACTGGGTCAAGTCCGTGCTGCGCTGGTCCGACGATGCCGCGATGGCGTCGCGGGCCGCCGTGGTGGCAGAAAAGGAGGGCGGTGCGGTCGAGCAGCTGAGCTACGCCGACCTGGCGCGCAAGGTGGCCGGCTTTGCCGGCGGCCTGAAAGCCCTTGGCATCCGGCGTGGCGACCGTGTTGGCCTGCTGATGGAAAACGGCGTCGAGGCCACGGTGACGGCGCTGGCCATCGCGTGGATCGGCGCGGTGGCGGTGCCGCTGTTCAGCGGCTTCGGCGTCGATGCGATCGTGTCGCGCCTCGAGTCGTGCTCGGCCAGCGCGCTGGTGGCTACCACCGGCTTCTCGCGCCGAGGCAAGTGGGTCGATACCCGCAGCCTGGTCGACCAGGCGCTGTCGCGCCTGCCGGAACTCGGCACAACGGTCTGGAAGCATGCAGGCGAGGACATCGCCTTCGGCGGCAAGGTGGCGGACTGGCAGCAGGTCGCCGGTGCGCAGCCGGATGCCGCGCCTGCGGTCATGTCGCCGGATGATCCCTTTATGATCATCTATACCTCGGGCACCACCGGGAAGCCCAAGGGCACCGTCCATACGCACGGCAGCTTCCCGATGAAGATCGCGCATGACGCGGCGATCCACTTTAACCTGAGCCCGAAGGACGTGTTCTGCTGGCCGGCTGACATGGGCTGGGTCGCCGGCACGCTGGTGATGTCGTGCGCGCTGCTGCGCGGCGCGACGCTGGTCTGCTACGACGGCGCCCCCGACTACCCGGACTGGTCGCGCATGTCGCGCATCGTCGAGCGCTACGGCGTGACGCATTTCGGCTCGGCGCCGACGCTGATCCGCGGCCTGGCCGCCAATGAAGCGGTCGCCACGCAAGGCGATACCTCGACGGTCCGGCTGCTGATCACCGCGGGCGAGAGCATCGCGCCCGAGCATTTCCTGTGGTTCCAGCAGGCGTTCGGCGGTGGCCGCAGCCCGGTCATCAACTACACCGGCGGCACCGAGGTCTCCGGCGCGCTGCTGTCCAGCGTGATCGTCAAGCCGATCAGCCCGGCCGGATTCAATACCGCGTCGCCATCGGTGGCGGCCGACGTGGTCGACGCGGATGGCAAGCCGCTCACCAACGCCGTGGGCGAACTGGCGATCCGCCGGCCCTTTGTCGGCATGACGCAGTCGTTCTGGCAGGACGATGAACGCTATCTCGACACCTACTGGCACACCGTGCCGGGCATCTGGGTGCATGGCGACCTGGCGCTGCGCCGCGAAGACGGCAGCTGGTTCATGATGGGCCGCTCGGACGACACCATCAAGCTTGCCGGCAAGCGCCTCGGCCCGGCCGAGATCGAAGACGTGTTGCTGGAACTGCCCGACATCGCCGAAGCCGCCGCCATCGGGGTCGACGACCCGGTCAAGGGACAGAAGCTGGTGGTGTTCCTGGTGCCATCGGCTGCCATGACGCAGTCGCATGAGGCGCTGGCAGCGGCCGTCAGCACGCATGTCGACGGCCGGCTGGGACGTCCGTTCCGCCCGTCGGTGGTCCACGTGGTCGCGCAACTGCCCAAGACGCGCAGCTCGAAGATCATGCGCCGCGTGATCCGCAGCGTCTATACCGGCCTGCCCGCGGGCGACCTGTCCGCGCTGGACAACCCGCCCGCGCTGGAAGAGATCCGCGCCGCCGCGGCGCATTGA